TGAATACTTGCCAAAAAGTAGAGAATGTGTTAAGTGCTGCTGAATTCTCacaacagtctgagaaagcaggtTCTATAGAGGATAAAAGGTAGGCATAGTTGGATAGCCTTGGGCGGGTCGATTTTTCTTAACACAGTCCCCTCATATCTAAAGAGGAAcatcattctgttccattggaaTGTGGAGAATTTAGCCAGGAGATAATGCTTGTGAAGTGTTAGGTATAGGTAAGCAGTAGTTGACAGCATCAGTGGAAATTTAAAAGCCTTTGGTCAAATAGTTTATGTCGGAAACTCAGGCGGGTCGGTCTCGAGACTTTAACCCGCTGTGCTGACAGGTACAGGTAAAGTGCCCGGCAGAACGGGTTTGGCCCCAaccagcgcccccccccccccgcagtcTCCACCCCTACCTTCCACTAGAGCCTTTTTGGCCATGGCTGCGGCGCGGTGCGAGCTGAACTTGAGCAGCGCGATTTGCGCGGGCGCCGGCCCGGGGCTGGGCAGCAACAGCGCCTCCTGcaggccagggcccaggggcTGCAGCGCGAGCAGTAGCGCGTGGCGGCTCAGACCCGGCGGCAGCCGGTCCACGCTCAGCTCGCACTTCTCGGTGCTTCGGCACACGAGCAGCTGGCAGGACGGCCGCAGCGGGTGGTTGTGCAGCGTGGCGATGGCCGCCTGGGCGCCGCGCCGCGAGCTGTAGCGGGCGTAAGCGAAGCCGCGGTTAAGGCCGCTGAAGGTCATCATCAGGCGAAATTCGTAGAGGCGGCCCACACGCTGGAACAGTGGGATCAGCTGGTGCTCGTACACATCCTGGGGTAGCCGCCCGATAAACACCTCTGACCCGGCTGGCGGCGGGCTGCCCACCCatcctgggaggaggggatggggagggggaacCGTCATCCACCCGGATGGTTCCGGGTTCGGGGCCCAGGGACCCAGCGCGAGAAGGGCTATGTATGCAAAAGTCTGTGAAATGGGTACACCGTACTCCGCCGGATCGCCGGCATAATTGGGTGGCTGATCTAAAATCAAGACTGGCACCTTAAGACTGGCTCCGTCCTCGACGGCGCGGGAGGGTGGGAAGCCACAGAGAAGTTTCATCGGCTTGGGGGCGGGGGTAACGAGTAGTTAGGGGTTTCTGACTGTGTAGCCTCGGGGTaggcgccccctccccccaaatgcGGCGGGTTGGGGCCGTCGAGGCCGGCGTAGCCCCCCAGCAGGCGCAGGGACTGGGACTACCGTACCTGGGGGTGGCCCGCCATACTTCCTCTGCCCGTTCACCTGCACCAGGCGGATGCCCGTCTCCCTGACCCACGCCTCCAGCGCCGCCTTGTTCTCTGGATTCACCCTCTCACACCATAGCTGAGGGGGAAAGGGCAGGTTGGAGTCGCGGATTGCCGcgaccacccccacctcccctgtgATGCCGAGGGCTCATCGACCCCCTGGTAGCCAACCACTTACCTCACACTCCCGCTTGGACTGCATGGCTCTCCCGCTGGCTTCCTCGTACCCCCTTTATAACCTCCTCCCTGTCTGCCTATCTGGAAGCTTCCctacccctccacccccccaaGCTCTCATTGGCTCTGAGCAAGACCCCGCCTCCCAAGGGGGCGGAGGTATCCACCGCACGTGCGCCTCGGGAACCTCCGACAGTCAGGTGAAAGCTAGAGACCCTAGCAGATGGGTCTGCGGCAGCCCCACCACCGAAAACATGGCTCGCAAACTGGCAGGATGGACGGGCGGCGAGAACGTCAGGGCCCCTTCAGCCGGCGGAGGAGCCCGTGGGGGCTACTGTAAGTCTCTCTCCTCATTTTCCACGGCTGAAGTGGTCGCAGTGGGAGGCCCAGGTTCTGAGAGGGAAGGCAGGGCTAGGCAATAGTGACACAGGCAGGCTCCAGTGGTTGAGGCATTTTATTGGACCTTTGGCGGCTGGTGGTGGGGAACGTTCCTTCCTTCTGGTGTAGGGCCCTGCAGAGGAGACCATCTCCGACTGGTCCGTGTAGCTCAGGAACACAGGCAACTAAGCCCCCAGGGCCTCATGTGGAAAATGGTGTAGTACCTGGCCATTTTTGCCTGTGATTAccaataaaataatcataataaaaattaaaaagtctctGTTCCGACCACTTTAGGTCTTCCTGCTGGAACAGAAATGTGCAAAGCTGTTGAAGTACATATGCAGAGTTTTGTCTT
This window of the Camelus dromedarius isolate mCamDro1 chromosome 3, mCamDro1.pat, whole genome shotgun sequence genome carries:
- the DND1 gene encoding dead end protein homolog 1, giving the protein MQSKRECELWCERVNPENKAALEAWVRETGIRLVQVNGQRKYGGPPPGWVGSPPPAGSEVFIGRLPQDVYEHQLIPLFQRVGRLYEFRLMMTFSGLNRGFAYARYSSRRGAQAAIATLHNHPLRPSCQLLVCRSTEKCELSVDRLPPGLSRHALLLALQPLGPGLQEALLLPSPGPAPAQIALLKFSSHRAAAMAKKALVEGQSRLCGEQVAVEWLKPDLKQRLRQQLVGPSLRCLQPESSQLALAGDKLEFQGAQATLQLMCQQMNLGSPVFLTKCLGTGFAGWHRFWYQVVIPGHPVPFSGLIWVVLARDGQDGHEVAKEAVSAQLLEALSESGASLLRSFGAEAGTMVQQ